TATCCAAGACACTCTCTGCAATGGCACCTCCAATCTGAGGTTCCGTACCTGTTCCAAACTCATCTATCAGTATTAAAGTGCGGTCATTAGCCTGCTTCATCATGTTTTTCATGTTGAGCAGATGCGAAGAATAAGTTGAGAGGTCGTTCTCCAAGCTTTGTTCGTCGCCGATATCAATCATCACATCGTTGAATATTCCACAGGTGGAACGCTCACTGACAGGCACAGGGACACCGCATTGCAACATATATTGCAACAGTCCGACTGTCTTCAGACACACTGATTTACCTCCTGCATTAGGGCCGGAAATCATCAGGATATGCTTCTCTGGCGTCAATGTGATACCTAAAGGAACAATCTTTCCACCACGAGAAGCCAATTGTTTTTCAAGCAAAGGGTGGCGAGCTTCTATCCAATCTATGTGGGGAGTGGCTTTCAGCTGAGGAGATATAGCACGTAAGTTTTTACCCAACTGCACCTTAGCCTGCAGGAAATCCATGACACCTAAGAAGTGGAAAGAGTCGAGAATCTCACGGACATTCGGACGAACATGCTGTGTAAGCGCCGTTAAAATGCGGATCATCTCCTGCCGTTCCTCGCTTTCAAGCTCACGGATATGATTGTTGGCCTCCACAACTTCTGTCGGTTCGACAAACACAGTGCGCCCCGTTGCACTCTCATCATGCACAATTCCATTGATACGACGCTTCAATCCTGGTGCTACAGGGATAACCAAACGACCATCACGCACGGCAGGCGTGACATCTTTATCAACAATTCCTTCAGCCTGGGCAGCCCGAAGAATACCATGGAGTGTACGTGAGACCGAGCCCTCGGCACGCACTAATTCGCGCCGAATGCGTTGTAACTCCGGCGAAGCAGTATCACGCATATGACCAAACTTATCAATTATCTGGTCAATACGCTGCACAAGATGGGGGAAAGTGGCTATACCATCAGCCAAAAGAAAGAGTGCCTGCCCTACTCTTTGCTCTGGATTGTCGGGATGAAGTATCTGTACAATCCGATGAATTGTGTCAAGAGAGCGACGAAGATCAAAGAACTCATCCTCCTCCAAATGTGTATTGGCTATGCGTGCACGGCTGACACTCTCGCGCACATCATAAATGTTACTCAATGGAAAATCTGGATTTGCTTCAAGAAGCAGGCGCAGTTCGTCGGTCTGTGCATGCCACTCGTTCACGGTCTCTGCATCAGATGAAAAGGTCATCTCATCAACCTGGCTCTTTCCCAAGGACGAAAGGCAACGTTCACGTAACATGGAACGGACTTCTGTAAATCCAATCTTCAGCTCAAAATTTTCAGGATATATCATAACGCTTTTTATCAGTTGCAAAGGTAATAAAAAACTAAAAATAAGACAAAAAGTAAAGATGATATGTATATATATGGTAGAAAAACCTTATCTTTGCATTGTTTATAAACGTAATTTCAGTTGATGATTGATTTTAATGCCATTACTCAGACAAAGGCATTTGCTCGACAGGACGGCGTGTTCTTGAGTATGTTATGGATTGTAACCTTTGCATTGGTGATTTATGCGCCTCAGACAGACCTCGGCGGATTGCTTGTTTTCTCCACCCCTCTCTTTGTAGCGTGGCGAATGATTAAGTTCCGCAACTATGCGCTTGACGGCGTTATGAGTTATCGTAAGGCCCTTGTCTACTGCATTTACACATTCTTTTACGCCTCTCTCCTATTTGGAGCAGCTATCTTTATCTATTTCAGGTTCTTCGATAACGGCCGCTTTCTTGGTATAATGAATACTGCCGTGCTTCAGATGATGCCTCTTTACAAAGAGAATGGTATCAGTACACAAGGGCTGACCGATGGCTTGACGCTTCTTGAAGCCCTTACTCCCATGGAGTTATCATTTCTGATTATCGTCTATGGAACACTGATAGGTTGGTTCAGTTCTATCTTTATTGCGTTCTTTGCCAAACTCAAACGTTGAATTATTTATTTAGAACAAATGGATATAACAGTTGTTATCCCTCTCTATAATGAGGAAGAATCGTTGCCCGAACTCCATGCGTGGATTAAGCGTGTGATGGAAAGTTATCAGTTCAGTTACGAGATTATTTTCATCAATGATGGCAGTACAGACCATTCATGGAACGTAATTGAGGACTTAGCCGGCAAAAATCCGAATGTAAAAGGCATCAAATTCCGTCGCAACTACGGTAAGAGTCCGGCCCTCTATTGTGGATTTGCCGAAGCTGAAGGTGACGTTGTCATCACGATGGATGCTGATCTTCAAGACTCACCGGATGAAATTCCAGAACTCTATCGCATGATCATGGAAGAAGACTACGATCTTGTTTCGGGCTATAAGCAGAAGCGATACGACCCATTGTCAAAGACATTGCCCACTAAACTCTTCAATGCCACGGCACGAAAGATCAGTGGTATTCATAATCTTCACGACTTTAATTGTGGACTGAAAGCCTATAAAAAGGCCGTCGTAAAGAACATTGAAGTCTATGGAGAGATGCATCGTTACATTCCATACCTTGCAAAAAATGCTGGCTTCGACCGTATCACAGAGAAAGTAGTGCAACATCAAGCACGCAAATACGGTAAGAGTAAGTTTGGTTTGAACCGCTTCTTCAACGGCTATTTGGATTTGATTACACTATGGTTTCTGAGTAACTTCGGCAAGAAACCGATGCATGTATTCGGCTTCTTAGGCAGTGTGATGTTCTTTATTGGTTTCATTGCGATTATCTGCATCGGTGCAGATAAGGCTTATGCGTTGTTCTATCACATTCCACAACGGCTCATCACCGACTCTCCTTATTTCTTTATTGCGCTGACAATGATGCTTTTAGGCAGTCAGTTTTTCTTGGCCGGCTTCATCGGAGACCTTATCAGCCGACAGAGTCCAAGCAGAAATGATTACCAGATTGAAAAGAAAATCTAACATAACAACTTTGAAGTAATGGAAAAGAACAAATATAGCCAAAAGAAAAGTCTCATGCTCTTAGTGGCCGGAGCACTTCTTATTGCCGGTTGTTCTACGATAGACTGTCCGCTCAACAATCGCGTA
The nucleotide sequence above comes from Segatella oris. Encoded proteins:
- a CDS encoding endonuclease MutS2, which gives rise to MIYPENFELKIGFTEVRSMLRERCLSSLGKSQVDEMTFSSDAETVNEWHAQTDELRLLLEANPDFPLSNIYDVRESVSRARIANTHLEEDEFFDLRRSLDTIHRIVQILHPDNPEQRVGQALFLLADGIATFPHLVQRIDQIIDKFGHMRDTASPELQRIRRELVRAEGSVSRTLHGILRAAQAEGIVDKDVTPAVRDGRLVIPVAPGLKRRINGIVHDESATGRTVFVEPTEVVEANNHIRELESEERQEMIRILTALTQHVRPNVREILDSFHFLGVMDFLQAKVQLGKNLRAISPQLKATPHIDWIEARHPLLEKQLASRGGKIVPLGITLTPEKHILMISGPNAGGKSVCLKTVGLLQYMLQCGVPVPVSERSTCGIFNDVMIDIGDEQSLENDLSTYSSHLLNMKNMMKQANDRTLILIDEFGTGTEPQIGGAIAESVLDKFCSKGAWGVITTHYQNLKHFADTHPGVANGAMLYDRHEMRALFQLAIGRPGSSFAIEIARKIGLPEDVIAEASEIVGSDYIQSDKYLQDIVRDKRYWEGKRQTIHQREKDMEKTIARYEQEIKELQQQRREIVAKAKADASELLRESNRRIENAIREIRERQAEKEATKKIREELHQFEQVVKDEQPFGGKKAHGLLSDDDFEKKVEQLRQRKERREKRKQEKAEKALQPQKQTEFTAKLSVDKAEKTLAVGDTVRIRGLKSTGVIESIDGQMCTVVFGDMRSKMRLHRLESVTPSNEEPSRSNETAYQVSRATRDTIDDHKKNFHQDLDVRGMRGDEALNAVQYFIDDAILVGMSRVRILHGKGNGILRNLIRQYLATVPNVEHYADEHVQFGGAGITVVDL
- a CDS encoding glycosyltransferase family 2 protein, with protein sequence MDITVVIPLYNEEESLPELHAWIKRVMESYQFSYEIIFINDGSTDHSWNVIEDLAGKNPNVKGIKFRRNYGKSPALYCGFAEAEGDVVITMDADLQDSPDEIPELYRMIMEEDYDLVSGYKQKRYDPLSKTLPTKLFNATARKISGIHNLHDFNCGLKAYKKAVVKNIEVYGEMHRYIPYLAKNAGFDRITEKVVQHQARKYGKSKFGLNRFFNGYLDLITLWFLSNFGKKPMHVFGFLGSVMFFIGFIAIICIGADKAYALFYHIPQRLITDSPYFFIALTMMLLGSQFFLAGFIGDLISRQSPSRNDYQIEKKI
- a CDS encoding DUF4199 domain-containing protein, which codes for MIDFNAITQTKAFARQDGVFLSMLWIVTFALVIYAPQTDLGGLLVFSTPLFVAWRMIKFRNYALDGVMSYRKALVYCIYTFFYASLLFGAAIFIYFRFFDNGRFLGIMNTAVLQMMPLYKENGISTQGLTDGLTLLEALTPMELSFLIIVYGTLIGWFSSIFIAFFAKLKR